The Thermodesulfobacteriota bacterium genome has a window encoding:
- the moaC gene encoding cyclic pyranopterin monophosphate synthase MoaC, whose protein sequence is MKLTHIDEEGKARMVDVSGKEITLRQAKAYGCVKMSKSTYELLKRGEGPKGDILGTARLAGIMAAKKTHELVPLCHPLLLSHVEIEFSLNDVESALEIESTVKCEGKTGVEMESLTAVLVSALTVYDMLKAVDKRIVLGPFYLIEKEGGKSGRFVR, encoded by the coding sequence GTGAAACTTACCCATATAGATGAAGAAGGCAAGGCAAGAATGGTAGATGTAAGCGGAAAAGAAATCACACTCAGGCAGGCTAAAGCGTACGGGTGTGTGAAAATGTCGAAGAGCACGTACGAGCTTCTAAAAAGAGGGGAAGGACCAAAAGGAGACATTTTGGGAACTGCCCGACTTGCCGGAATAATGGCTGCAAAGAAAACTCATGAGCTTGTCCCTCTTTGCCATCCGCTTCTTCTATCCCACGTAGAGATAGAGTTTAGCTTAAATGACGTGGAATCAGCCCTAGAGATAGAAAGCACGGTAAAATGCGAAGGCAAAACCGGCGTTGAGATGGAGTCCCTCACAGCTGTCCTTGTGAGTGCGCTTACTGTCTACGACATGCTAAAAGCCGTGGATAAAAGGATTGTGCTCGGTCCTTTTTATCTTATTGAAAAAGAAGGCGGCAAAAGCGGAAGGTTCGTAAGATGA
- the moaA gene encoding GTP 3',8-cyclase MoaA, protein MLKDRFERRINYLRISITDRCNLKCRYCVDGKVPFVPHSEILSYEEITRFVRVCSKLGITKVRLTGGEPLLRKGLSLLIRSLTSIEGIEDISLTTNGVLLEEKISELKECGLKRINVSLDTLKKDRFRYITGFDEIEKVIRGIEKALLFGLRPVKINTVIIKGINDDEVVDFVEIASRLDLEIRFIEFMPFGEEGFWTEERVVPTELIRKRIEEHFELEPDLNSEQGPAVVYRIKNGKGKVGFISPVSSHLCTSCNRIRLTSRGRIKPCLFSDVEYDLKSALRSGASDEEIERLIVKAVKEKPERKEEHGLIRKCQRSLRHIGG, encoded by the coding sequence ATGTTAAAAGATAGGTTCGAAAGGCGGATCAACTACTTAAGGATATCGATTACCGATAGGTGTAACCTTAAATGTAGATACTGTGTAGACGGAAAGGTACCCTTCGTGCCGCATAGCGAAATCCTATCTTACGAAGAAATCACCAGATTTGTAAGGGTATGTTCGAAATTGGGAATAACGAAGGTAAGACTCACAGGCGGAGAACCTCTTCTGAGAAAGGGCCTTTCACTGCTTATTAGGAGTTTAACGTCTATTGAAGGGATAGAGGACATAAGCCTTACAACGAACGGAGTACTTCTGGAAGAAAAAATTTCGGAACTTAAGGAATGTGGCTTAAAAAGGATAAATGTGAGCCTGGACACTTTAAAGAAGGACCGTTTCAGATACATAACGGGTTTTGACGAAATAGAAAAGGTTATAAGGGGAATAGAAAAAGCCCTCCTTTTTGGGCTTAGACCTGTAAAGATAAACACGGTCATCATAAAAGGCATAAACGATGACGAAGTTGTCGACTTTGTTGAGATTGCCAGTAGGCTTGACTTGGAGATAAGGTTCATAGAATTTATGCCCTTCGGGGAAGAAGGCTTCTGGACGGAAGAGAGAGTAGTTCCGACAGAGCTTATAAGAAAACGGATAGAGGAGCATTTCGAACTTGAACCGGATTTAAACTCTGAACAGGGACCGGCTGTGGTTTACAGGATAAAAAACGGAAAAGGCAAGGTGGGCTTTATAAGTCCGGTCTCCTCCCACCTATGCACAAGTTGTAACAGAATCCGCTTAACTTCCAGAGGTAGGATAAAGCCCTGCCTTTTTTCAGATGTGGAATATGATTTAAAAAGTGCCTTAAGGAGCGGAGCTTCTGACGAAGAAATAGAAAGGCTTATTGTGAAGGCTGTAAAAGAAAAACCGGAAAGGAAGGAAGAACATGGCCTCATAAGGAAATGCCAGAGAAGTTTAAGACATATCGGAGGCTAG